The following are from one region of the Microbacterium sp. cx-55 genome:
- a CDS encoding TM0106 family RecB-like putative nuclease → MRYIEPQEGEPGRIVWSASDLKAAAECEFAWSRQIDARLGRIAAVPDPEDLMLERAARLGTRHEEDALARYRAEQGDAVAEIAETRSGDAEGMTAAVAATIAALTDPSVRVIYQAAFRTDDFVGFADFLVRSHDGSWIVQDTKLARHARVTALMQLAAYAEQLDRLGVPRSDRVELLLGDGSVSVHRVTDLAPVYALRRRRLAALVADRDLAAGAAGNPLAWGDDRGDLQIVACGRCATCEQEVVAARDLLLVAGMRPVQRERLRRAGITTIDALAAAGDDAAPARMSADVFASLQTQARLQLDSPAGVPSGEVAPPDARPAVPRYEVVLPQALGALPRRDPGDLFFDFEGDPLYTEGASGEWGIDYLFGWIDTREQYTALWAHSFAEERTAFETFVDVIELRRRQHPGMHIYHYAPYEPTHLLAMAAKYGTREAEIDRMLRDGLFVDLYPVVRRALRVGSRSYSIKKLEPLYMGDALRTSEVQRGDDSIVRYVEARVLRDAGDRDAAAAIFADLAEYNRDDCVSTLRLRDWLVDRARDAGLMPSGDPSVGEFVYEASPRAVALGRAADAAAEVVTAAGADPTTDDDVVALRLAAAAIDYYPREAKTFWASHFLRLREPVSLWEDTRDVVVVDAERSHLLEDWHTGEGRARSLRRRLELRGDLAPGTRLSAGGQPFVLYPLPAPFPTVPSPRWIHVARTVRVVEVLEDGAIVEELASDGETWVELPFALTPSAPPSAGNQQTAIDAWADRVIDAAPTFPEDPATDILRRLPPRTGSHRLDAAGGALDDITAITRSIRALERSYLAVQGPPGTGKTYVGSHVIARLVHEHGYRVGVVAQSHAVIEHMLDRVVAAGVPKHLVGKALKDPDAAATVSFTAIEKNGVAAFTEGRPGGFVIGGTAWDFSHSNRVPRGSLDLLVIDEAGQFSLASTIAVSVAATRLLLLGDPQQLPQVSQGTHPEPVDTSALGWVMRGAAVLPREYGTFLSRSWRMHPEVARPVSLLSYAGELASAPPTALRNLEGVVPGVHAVPVRHRGNAVASPEEAAEVVRLVRATLGRTWTPSDEIDGVVTELPSRPVTADDIIVVTPYNAQQGEVEAALEAAGIPGVRVGTVDRFQGQEAVVAIVTLAASSGRDAPRGLEFLLLQNRLNVAVSRAQFAAYVVYSPGLLDDLPRTPDGVTRLSAFARLVGEGV, encoded by the coding sequence ATGCGGTACATCGAGCCCCAGGAGGGCGAGCCCGGCAGGATCGTGTGGAGTGCGAGCGATCTGAAGGCCGCGGCGGAATGCGAGTTCGCGTGGTCGCGCCAGATCGACGCGCGCCTCGGCCGGATCGCCGCCGTTCCCGACCCCGAAGATCTCATGCTCGAGCGGGCCGCCCGGCTCGGCACCCGGCACGAAGAAGACGCGCTCGCACGGTACCGGGCGGAGCAGGGCGACGCGGTCGCCGAGATCGCGGAGACGCGCTCCGGAGACGCCGAGGGCATGACCGCTGCGGTGGCGGCGACGATCGCCGCACTGACCGATCCGTCTGTCCGGGTCATCTACCAGGCGGCGTTCCGCACCGACGATTTCGTCGGATTCGCCGACTTCCTCGTTCGAAGTCACGACGGTTCGTGGATCGTGCAAGACACGAAGCTCGCCCGGCACGCGCGGGTCACCGCGCTCATGCAGCTCGCGGCATACGCCGAGCAGCTCGACCGATTGGGTGTTCCCCGGTCGGACCGGGTGGAGTTGCTTCTGGGTGACGGCTCCGTGAGCGTGCACCGCGTCACCGACCTCGCGCCGGTGTACGCGCTGCGTCGGCGACGACTCGCCGCGCTCGTGGCCGACCGCGACCTCGCGGCCGGTGCGGCGGGAAACCCGCTCGCGTGGGGCGATGACCGCGGCGATCTGCAGATCGTGGCGTGCGGACGATGCGCGACGTGCGAGCAGGAGGTCGTCGCCGCGCGCGATCTGCTGCTGGTGGCGGGCATGCGCCCGGTGCAGCGGGAGCGGCTCCGTCGCGCCGGGATCACGACGATCGACGCGCTCGCCGCGGCAGGCGACGACGCGGCGCCCGCACGGATGAGCGCCGATGTCTTCGCCTCGCTGCAGACCCAGGCGCGCCTCCAGCTCGACAGCCCGGCCGGAGTCCCGTCCGGCGAGGTGGCGCCGCCGGACGCCCGCCCCGCCGTGCCGCGCTACGAAGTCGTGCTGCCGCAGGCGCTCGGCGCGCTCCCGCGCCGAGACCCGGGCGACCTCTTCTTCGACTTCGAGGGTGATCCGCTGTACACCGAGGGTGCGAGCGGGGAGTGGGGGATCGATTACCTGTTCGGGTGGATCGACACCCGCGAGCAGTACACCGCCCTCTGGGCGCACTCCTTCGCCGAGGAGCGCACGGCCTTCGAGACGTTCGTCGACGTGATCGAGCTGCGGCGGCGGCAGCATCCGGGAATGCACATCTACCATTACGCGCCGTACGAGCCCACGCATCTGCTGGCGATGGCCGCGAAGTACGGCACCCGTGAGGCGGAGATCGACCGGATGCTGCGCGACGGTCTCTTCGTCGATCTCTACCCCGTGGTGCGTCGCGCGCTGCGGGTGGGCTCGCGGTCGTATTCGATCAAGAAGCTCGAGCCGCTCTACATGGGTGACGCGCTCCGCACGAGTGAGGTGCAGCGCGGCGACGACTCGATCGTGCGGTATGTCGAAGCGCGCGTGCTGCGCGATGCCGGTGACCGCGACGCGGCCGCCGCGATCTTCGCGGACCTCGCCGAGTACAACCGCGACGACTGCGTCTCGACCCTGCGGCTGCGCGACTGGTTGGTCGACCGTGCGCGCGACGCGGGGCTGATGCCGTCCGGCGATCCGTCGGTCGGCGAGTTCGTGTACGAGGCGTCGCCCCGCGCCGTCGCCCTCGGCCGAGCCGCGGACGCCGCCGCCGAGGTCGTGACGGCCGCCGGCGCCGATCCGACGACCGATGACGACGTCGTGGCGCTGCGGCTGGCCGCGGCCGCGATCGACTACTACCCGCGGGAGGCGAAGACCTTCTGGGCGTCGCACTTCCTCCGCCTCCGCGAGCCCGTGTCGCTCTGGGAAGACACCCGCGACGTCGTCGTGGTCGATGCCGAGCGTTCGCACCTCCTCGAGGATTGGCACACCGGCGAGGGGCGCGCCCGTTCGCTCCGCCGCCGGCTCGAGTTGCGCGGCGATCTCGCGCCCGGAACCCGCCTGTCGGCGGGCGGGCAGCCGTTCGTGCTCTACCCGCTCCCCGCGCCCTTCCCCACCGTGCCGTCGCCGCGGTGGATCCACGTGGCTCGCACGGTGCGGGTCGTGGAGGTGCTCGAGGACGGCGCGATCGTCGAAGAGCTGGCGAGCGACGGCGAGACCTGGGTGGAACTGCCGTTCGCGCTCACGCCGTCGGCCCCGCCGTCCGCAGGCAACCAGCAGACCGCGATCGACGCGTGGGCCGACCGCGTGATCGATGCGGCGCCGACGTTCCCCGAAGACCCCGCGACCGACATCCTCCGACGGCTGCCCCCTCGCACCGGAAGCCACCGCCTCGATGCGGCGGGCGGCGCCCTCGATGACATCACCGCAATCACGCGCAGCATCCGGGCACTGGAACGCAGTTACCTCGCGGTGCAGGGCCCGCCCGGCACCGGCAAGACCTACGTCGGCTCCCACGTCATCGCCCGGCTCGTGCACGAGCACGGCTATCGCGTCGGTGTCGTGGCGCAATCGCACGCCGTCATCGAGCACATGCTCGACCGCGTGGTCGCGGCCGGGGTGCCGAAGCATCTCGTCGGAAAGGCGCTGAAGGATCCGGATGCGGCGGCCACGGTCTCGTTCACCGCGATCGAGAAGAACGGTGTCGCGGCCTTCACGGAGGGTCGTCCCGGCGGCTTCGTCATCGGCGGGACGGCGTGGGACTTCAGTCACTCGAACCGCGTCCCGCGCGGGAGTCTCGATCTCCTCGTGATCGACGAGGCCGGGCAGTTCTCGCTCGCCTCCACGATCGCGGTCTCGGTCGCTGCGACGCGGCTGCTCCTCCTCGGCGACCCGCAGCAGCTTCCGCAGGTGAGCCAGGGAACGCACCCGGAACCCGTCGACACCTCCGCGCTCGGCTGGGTGATGCGCGGCGCCGCGGTGCTGCCGCGGGAGTACGGCACATTCCTGTCGCGGTCGTGGCGGATGCATCCGGAGGTCGCCCGCCCGGTGTCGCTGCTGTCGTACGCGGGAGAACTCGCCTCGGCGCCGCCCACCGCGCTCCGCAACCTCGAGGGCGTCGTGCCCGGCGTGCACGCGGTTCCCGTGCGGCACCGCGGGAATGCGGTTGCGTCTCCCGAGGAGGCGGCGGAGGTCGTGCGGCTCGTGCGCGCGACGCTCGGCCGCACGTGGACGCCGTCCGACGAGATCGACGGGGTGGTGACGGAACTTCCCTCGCGCCCGGTCACGGCCGACGACATCATCGTGGTGACCCCCTATAACGCGCAGCAGGGCGAGGTCGAAGCCGCGCTCGAGGCGGCCGGGATCCCGGGTGTCCGCGTGGGTACCGTCGACCGTTTCCAAGGCCAGGAGGCGGTCGTCGCGATCGTGACGCTCGCCGCGTCATCCGGTCGTGATGCGCCGCGCGGACTCGAGTTCCTGCTGCTGCAGAACCGGTTGAACGTCGCCGTGTCCCGTGCGCAGTTCGCCGCCTACGTCGTCTACTCGCCCGGGCTCCTCGATGATCTGCCGCGCACTCCCGACGGCGTCACCCGACTGAGCGCGTTCGCCCGGCTGGTGGGCGAGGGAGTCTGA
- a CDS encoding NAD(+) synthase translates to MRRDLPFESSYRHGFARIAACTVPVAIADPAANARAVLEQVRACDAEGVAVALFPELALSGYAIDDLVLQDPVLDAVVDAVEELVAASVDLLPVIVVGAPLRHGNRLFNCAVVIHRGELLGVVPKSALPTYREFYERRWYAPGDDQRGQDIRVGSLYAPFGPDLLFDALDVEGLVVHAEICEDMWVPVPPSAEAALAGATVLLNLSGSPITIGRADDRKLLAQSQSLRCLAAYAYAAAGVGESTNDVSWDGQTMIYEGGTLLAETERFPGAARRSVADVDLDRLRQDRLRQGTFDDNRRSLQSRVDGFRTVHFRLDPPARDIGLRRTLDRFPFVPDDAARLAQDCYEAFNIQVSGLEQRLRAIGGPKPVIGVSGGLDSTHALLVVARAMDRAGRPRSDILAYTMPGFATSEHTKSNALELAAAIGATVETIDIRPAATEILTGIGHPAATGEKLYDVTFENVQAGVRTDFLFRLANRHGGIVVGTSDLSELALGWATYGVGDQMSHYAVNSGVPKTLMQHLIRWVIAAREGVDDRTVAVLQAVLDTEISPELVPAGEDGKVQSTEDSIGPYALHDFALYHVLRFGMRPSRIAFLAERAWADADAGAWPPGFPAEDRYAYDLATISRWLHEFLRRYFGFAQFKRSAIPNGPKVSPAGSLSPRGDWRAPSDGNARVWLAELDAALPDYAE, encoded by the coding sequence ATGCGCCGCGACCTGCCCTTCGAGAGCTCCTACCGGCACGGCTTCGCGCGGATCGCCGCCTGCACGGTGCCGGTCGCGATCGCCGATCCCGCCGCGAACGCCCGCGCGGTGCTCGAGCAGGTGCGCGCGTGCGACGCCGAGGGCGTCGCGGTGGCCCTGTTCCCGGAGCTCGCCCTGAGCGGGTACGCGATCGACGACCTGGTCCTGCAGGACCCCGTGCTCGACGCGGTCGTGGATGCCGTGGAAGAACTCGTGGCCGCATCCGTCGACCTCCTGCCGGTGATCGTCGTCGGCGCGCCGCTTCGCCACGGCAACCGTCTGTTCAACTGCGCGGTCGTGATCCATCGCGGAGAGCTGCTCGGCGTCGTGCCGAAGTCGGCGCTGCCCACTTACCGCGAGTTCTACGAGCGCCGCTGGTACGCGCCCGGCGACGACCAGCGCGGGCAGGACATCCGCGTCGGCTCCCTGTACGCCCCCTTCGGGCCCGACCTGCTCTTCGACGCGCTCGATGTCGAAGGACTCGTCGTGCACGCGGAGATTTGCGAAGACATGTGGGTGCCCGTACCGCCCTCGGCAGAAGCGGCACTCGCGGGCGCGACCGTGCTGCTGAACCTCAGCGGCAGCCCCATCACCATCGGCCGCGCCGACGACCGCAAGCTGCTCGCGCAGTCGCAGTCGCTCCGCTGCCTGGCGGCCTACGCGTACGCCGCCGCGGGGGTCGGCGAATCCACGAACGACGTGTCGTGGGACGGCCAGACCATGATCTACGAGGGCGGCACCCTCCTCGCCGAGACGGAGCGTTTCCCCGGCGCCGCCCGGCGGAGCGTCGCCGATGTCGACCTCGACCGGCTGCGGCAGGATCGCCTTCGGCAGGGCACGTTCGACGACAACCGCCGGTCGCTCCAGAGCCGCGTCGACGGTTTTCGCACGGTGCACTTCCGGCTCGATCCGCCGGCGCGCGACATCGGTCTGCGGCGTACGCTCGACCGTTTCCCGTTCGTTCCGGATGACGCGGCACGGCTCGCGCAGGACTGCTACGAGGCCTTCAACATCCAGGTGTCCGGACTCGAGCAGCGCCTGCGCGCGATCGGCGGCCCGAAGCCCGTCATCGGCGTGTCCGGCGGCCTCGACTCCACGCACGCCCTGCTCGTCGTCGCCCGCGCGATGGACCGCGCCGGGCGGCCGCGCAGCGACATCCTGGCGTACACGATGCCCGGATTCGCCACGAGCGAGCACACCAAATCGAACGCACTGGAGCTCGCCGCGGCGATCGGTGCGACGGTCGAGACGATCGACATCCGCCCGGCGGCCACCGAGATCCTCACCGGCATCGGACACCCGGCCGCGACCGGCGAGAAGCTGTACGACGTCACTTTCGAGAACGTGCAGGCGGGCGTCCGCACTGACTTCCTGTTCCGCCTCGCGAACCGCCACGGCGGCATCGTGGTCGGCACATCCGATCTCTCCGAGCTCGCCCTCGGCTGGGCGACGTACGGCGTCGGCGATCAGATGAGCCACTACGCCGTGAACTCGGGCGTGCCGAAGACGCTCATGCAGCACCTCATCCGATGGGTCATCGCTGCGCGCGAGGGGGTCGATGACCGCACCGTGGCCGTGCTGCAGGCGGTGCTCGATACCGAGATCAGCCCCGAGCTCGTGCCCGCCGGCGAAGACGGCAAGGTGCAGTCCACCGAGGACTCGATCGGACCGTACGCCCTCCACGACTTCGCGCTGTACCACGTGCTGCGGTTCGGCATGCGGCCCTCCCGCATCGCGTTCCTCGCCGAGCGGGCCTGGGCGGATGCGGATGCGGGCGCCTGGCCGCCGGGATTCCCGGCGGAGGATCGCTACGCCTACGACCTCGCCACGATCTCGCGGTGGCTGCACGAGTTCCTGCGGCGCTACTTCGGGTTCGCGCAGTTCAAGCGCAGCGCGATCCCGAACGGTCCGAAGGTCTCGCCGGCGGGCTCGCTGTCACCGCGCGGCGACTGGCGCGCGCCCAGCGACGGCAACGCGCGGGTGTGGCTCGCCGAACTCGACGCCGCGCTCCCCGACTACGCGGAGTGA
- a CDS encoding phenylacetaldoxime dehydratase family protein, which translates to MGAVVMAYFGVQAREADDPDAAVARAHLRTLCATADGPGHVDRAGYVDARGYDTVIDIAYWDDLRAFARWERANLASWLDEADVVPGVGRFLELVTPTADRFETIFSSPEPPEGVSHLGTTMSGMIEEHGYWGSMRDRLPAAQADPLYPGGETVAEISGLTRTVRLHRNACLIRSGQDYGETTGEQREIYLGTVEPPLRAGMDYLRDHGETVGCYENRYMVVLDEDDQPTERTFGMSWWRDLSALEDWSASHETHVRIFGAAMRYLSAFGSAAQLTLYHEVTVPTEHEQRFIYVGCHDRTGLLRSVAT; encoded by the coding sequence ATGGGCGCGGTCGTGATGGCCTACTTCGGCGTCCAGGCGCGCGAAGCGGATGATCCGGATGCGGCCGTGGCGCGTGCGCATCTGCGCACTCTGTGTGCGACGGCGGACGGGCCCGGCCATGTCGATCGTGCCGGCTACGTGGATGCGCGCGGCTACGACACGGTCATCGACATCGCCTACTGGGACGACCTGCGAGCGTTCGCTCGTTGGGAGCGCGCGAATCTTGCCTCCTGGCTCGATGAAGCTGACGTCGTTCCCGGTGTCGGCCGGTTCCTCGAACTCGTCACTCCCACTGCCGACAGGTTCGAGACGATCTTCTCGTCGCCGGAGCCGCCGGAGGGCGTCTCGCACCTGGGAACGACGATGAGCGGGATGATCGAGGAACACGGGTACTGGGGGTCGATGCGTGACCGTCTCCCTGCCGCGCAGGCCGACCCGCTGTACCCCGGCGGCGAGACGGTCGCCGAGATCTCGGGGCTCACCCGGACCGTTCGTCTGCATCGCAACGCCTGCCTGATTCGGTCAGGTCAGGACTACGGCGAGACCACGGGCGAACAGCGCGAGATCTATCTCGGTACCGTCGAACCTCCGCTGCGCGCCGGAATGGACTACCTGCGCGACCACGGCGAAACGGTCGGATGCTACGAGAACCGATACATGGTCGTCCTCGATGAGGACGACCAGCCGACCGAACGCACCTTCGGCATGAGCTGGTGGCGTGATTTGAGCGCCCTCGAAGATTGGTCGGCTTCCCACGAGACGCACGTGAGAATCTTCGGAGCAGCGATGCGGTACCTCTCTGCGTTTGGGTCGGCCGCGCAACTCACGCTCTACCACGAGGTCACCGTGCCCACGGAGCACGAGCAGCGCTTCATCTACGTCGGATGCCACGACCGCACCGGCCTGCTCAGGTCGGTCGCCACCTGA
- a CDS encoding carbon-nitrogen hydrolase family protein — translation MVDYTKKFRAAAVQAESVWNDLDGGIDKLIALSQEAKAGGAEVVAFPEVWLPGYPWFLWLDSVPWQSQFLVPYASNSLEVGGAQWKRIEKAAADIGIAIAFGYSERFGASLYMGQAFIDAEGKTVATRRKLKPTHVERTLFGDGDGSDVAVTDTAVGRVGSLNCWEHLQPLTKYAMFSQDEQLHIAAWPSFSIFEGVATALGPEVNVGASRQYAAEGQTFVLAPCGVIGEAAQAVYTDTDLKKQFLALGGGHARIFGPDGGSLAEPMAPTEEGLLFADIDFSAILAAKNAADPVGHYSRPDVFTLRFENAGRLQKVVTTLPQRADDIIDGADVEALV, via the coding sequence ATGGTGGATTACACGAAGAAGTTCCGTGCTGCGGCCGTGCAGGCGGAGTCGGTCTGGAACGATCTCGACGGCGGCATCGACAAGCTCATCGCTTTGTCGCAGGAAGCGAAGGCGGGCGGCGCCGAAGTGGTGGCCTTCCCCGAAGTGTGGCTGCCGGGATACCCGTGGTTCTTGTGGCTGGACTCGGTGCCGTGGCAGTCGCAGTTCCTCGTTCCCTACGCCTCGAACTCGCTCGAGGTGGGTGGGGCGCAATGGAAGCGTATCGAGAAGGCCGCAGCCGACATCGGTATCGCCATCGCTTTCGGATACAGCGAGCGGTTCGGAGCATCGCTCTACATGGGGCAGGCGTTCATCGACGCGGAGGGCAAGACGGTCGCCACCCGCCGCAAGCTCAAGCCGACCCATGTCGAGCGCACGCTTTTCGGTGACGGCGACGGGTCCGACGTGGCGGTGACCGATACTGCGGTCGGGCGGGTTGGATCTCTCAACTGCTGGGAGCACCTGCAGCCGTTGACGAAGTACGCCATGTTCTCGCAGGACGAGCAACTGCACATCGCAGCGTGGCCGAGCTTCTCGATCTTCGAAGGCGTGGCGACCGCGCTCGGTCCCGAGGTGAACGTCGGCGCTTCGCGCCAGTACGCCGCTGAAGGGCAGACGTTCGTTCTCGCGCCGTGCGGCGTGATCGGTGAAGCGGCACAGGCCGTCTACACAGACACCGACCTGAAGAAGCAGTTCCTCGCACTCGGTGGCGGACACGCGCGCATCTTCGGTCCGGACGGCGGCTCGCTCGCCGAGCCGATGGCGCCTACCGAGGAGGGGCTCTTGTTCGCCGACATCGATTTCTCCGCGATCCTCGCGGCCAAGAATGCGGCCGATCCGGTCGGCCACTACTCGCGGCCGGACGTGTTCACGCTGCGGTTCGAGAACGCGGGCCGGTTGCAGAAAGTGGTGACCACCCTTCCGCAGCGGGCAGATGACATCATCGACGGCGCCGACGTCGAGGCGTTGGTCTAG
- a CDS encoding helix-turn-helix domain-containing protein — MPPARVTSPSQWAAVCSDAFVPLAVRSTTPSFSATLVQRRLSDTVALTRVASGPSQVVRDREIIAASPRENVLISLHRSGTGNVTQSGRSVALAPGTATMYDTSSPYLLDFPGRMSEIVLQLPRDTVSKTGNAFSDLTARPLPAGAGLRMLHALAAASSSSYEQPLDLELDALTEALTSLAATAISGIRAAPVETSVLLLSMRTYIGDHFADVRLTPEVVASAHHVSLRFAQKLFEHGGDSLAACIRRTRLEEARKLLEAGARVYTAAHRSGYDDLDSFSRAFKRHYGVTPSSSRPASA; from the coding sequence ATGCCGCCCGCCCGCGTCACCTCACCGTCGCAATGGGCCGCGGTGTGCAGCGACGCGTTCGTCCCCCTCGCCGTGCGCTCGACGACGCCGAGCTTCAGCGCAACGCTCGTTCAACGCCGTTTGAGCGACACCGTGGCCCTGACCCGCGTCGCGAGTGGCCCGTCCCAAGTTGTCCGCGACCGCGAGATCATCGCTGCCAGTCCGCGCGAGAACGTGCTCATCTCTCTCCACCGCAGTGGCACCGGCAACGTCACGCAAAGTGGACGCTCGGTAGCCCTCGCGCCCGGCACGGCGACCATGTACGACACGTCGTCCCCGTACCTGCTGGACTTCCCCGGCAGGATGAGCGAGATCGTGCTGCAACTGCCCCGCGACACCGTCTCGAAGACGGGCAACGCGTTCTCAGACCTGACTGCTCGACCGCTGCCCGCGGGCGCGGGGCTGCGCATGCTCCACGCCCTCGCCGCAGCCTCGTCCTCTTCGTACGAGCAACCGCTCGACCTGGAACTCGACGCGCTCACCGAGGCCCTTACGAGCCTTGCGGCGACGGCGATCTCGGGCATCCGCGCGGCACCTGTCGAGACGTCCGTCCTGTTGCTCAGCATGCGCACCTACATCGGCGACCATTTCGCCGATGTCAGGCTGACGCCCGAAGTCGTCGCATCAGCACACCATGTCTCGCTCCGCTTCGCCCAGAAGCTGTTCGAGCACGGCGGCGACTCCCTCGCCGCATGCATACGCCGGACTCGCCTCGAGGAAGCCCGTAAGCTCCTCGAAGCGGGCGCCCGCGTCTACACCGCTGCCCATCGGAGCGGATATGACGATCTCGACTCATTCAGCCGAGCGTTCAAGAGACACTACGGAGTGACGCCGTCGTCATCGCGTCCTGCATCTGCCTGA
- a CDS encoding aldo/keto reductase, producing MTRIGRSDLDIFPLSLGGNVFGWTADRDATFEILDAFHAGGGDFIDTADSYSAWVPGNTGGESEKLIGEWLASRTPQNVVVATKVSQHPDFRGLSAANVRAAAEASLTRLGVDTIDLYYAHFDDPETPLEETVAAFGDLVTDGLVRYVAVSNFSADRIRSWIELAKAGGSALPVAVQPHYNLVHRNEVEESIVPVAEEFGLSLVPYYGLASGFLTGKYRSAEAAQAPSTPRAEGAAKYATPQGLRIIDTLGEIGAAHDASIAATALAWLRAQPTVAAPIASASRVSQVDDLLTSARIDLTADELAALDAVSSWSPAS from the coding sequence ATGACCCGCATCGGACGCAGTGACCTCGACATCTTCCCGCTCTCGCTCGGCGGCAACGTGTTCGGCTGGACGGCCGACCGCGATGCCACCTTCGAGATCCTCGACGCGTTCCACGCCGGGGGCGGCGACTTCATCGACACCGCCGACTCGTACAGCGCCTGGGTTCCGGGTAACACCGGCGGAGAGAGCGAGAAGCTCATCGGCGAATGGCTCGCGTCTCGCACGCCGCAGAACGTCGTGGTCGCCACGAAGGTGAGCCAGCATCCGGACTTCCGCGGCCTCTCCGCCGCGAACGTCCGTGCCGCCGCGGAGGCATCGCTCACCCGGCTCGGCGTCGACACGATCGACCTGTACTACGCGCACTTCGACGACCCCGAGACACCCCTCGAAGAGACGGTTGCCGCATTCGGCGACCTCGTCACTGACGGGCTCGTCCGGTACGTCGCCGTGTCGAACTTCAGCGCCGACCGCATCCGTTCCTGGATCGAACTCGCGAAGGCCGGCGGCAGCGCCCTTCCGGTCGCGGTGCAGCCGCACTACAACCTGGTGCACCGGAACGAGGTCGAGGAATCGATCGTCCCGGTCGCGGAGGAGTTCGGCCTGTCGCTCGTTCCCTACTATGGCCTCGCCTCGGGATTCCTGACCGGCAAGTACCGGTCGGCGGAGGCAGCGCAGGCGCCGTCCACCCCGCGTGCCGAGGGCGCCGCGAAATATGCGACGCCGCAGGGCCTGCGGATCATCGACACCCTCGGAGAGATCGGTGCGGCACACGACGCATCCATCGCCGCGACCGCTCTCGCCTGGCTGCGCGCGCAGCCGACCGTCGCGGCCCCGATCGCGAGCGCATCGCGCGTCTCGCAGGTCGACGATCTGCTCACCAGCGCACGCATCGACCTGACCGCCGACGAACTCGCGGCGCTCGACGCCGTGTCCAGCTGGTCGCCCGCGTCCTGA